A DNA window from Enoplosus armatus isolate fEnoArm2 chromosome 9, fEnoArm2.hap1, whole genome shotgun sequence contains the following coding sequences:
- the ctnnb1 gene encoding catenin beta-1, which yields MASQADLMELDMVMEPDRKAAVSHWQQQSYLDSGIHSGATTTAPSLSGKGNPEEEDVDNQVMYEWEQGFNQNFAQEQVQDIDGQYAMTRAQRVRAAMFPETLEEGMQIPSTQYDAANPTNVQRLAEPSQMLKHAVVNLINYQDDAELATRAIPELTKLLNDEDQVVVNKAAVMVHQLSKKEASRHAIMRSPQMVSAIVRTMQNTNDVETARCTAGTLHNLSHHREGLLAIFKSGGIPALVKMLGSPVDSVLFYAITTLHNLLLHQEGAKMAVRLAGGLQKMVALLNKTNVKFLAITTDCLQILAYGNQESKLIILASGGPQALVNIMRTYTYEKLLWTTSRVLKVLSVCSSNKPAIVEAGGMQALGLHLTDPSQRLVQNCLWTLRNLSDAATKQEGMEGLLGTLVQLLGSDDINVVTCAAGILSNLTCNNYKNKMMVCQVGGIEALVRTVLRAGDREDITEPAICALRHLTSRHQDAEMAQNAVRLHYGLPVVVKLLHPPSHWPLIKATVGLIRNLALCPANHAPLREQGAIPRLVQLLVRAHQDTQRRTSMGGTQQQFVEGVRMEEIVEGCTGALHILARDVHNRIVIRGLNTIPLFVQLLYSPIENIQRVAAGVLCELAQDKEAAEAIEAEGATAPLTELLHSRNEGVATYAAAVLFRMSEDKPQDYKKRLSVELTSSLFRTEPMAWNETGDLGLDIGAQGEPLGYRQEDPSYRSFHSGGYGGDSMGMEPMLDHDLGGGHHPGQDYPPVEGLPDLGHAQELIEGLPPGDSNQLAWFDTDL from the exons ATGGCTTCCCAGG CTGATCTGATGGAGCTAGACATGGTCATGGAGCCAGACCGCAAGGCGGCAGTCAGTCACTGGCAGCAACAGTCTTACCTGGATTCAGGCATCCATTCAGGGGCCACCACAACTGCTCCCTCCCTCAGTGGGAAGGGCAAccctgaggaagaggatgtCGACAACCAGGTCATGTATGAGTGGGAGCAGGGTTTCAACCAGAACTTCGCCCAGGAACAAGTACAAG ACATAGATGGTCAGTATGCCATGACGCGTGCTCAGCGGGTGCGTGCAGCAATGTTCCCAGAGACTCTTGAGGAGGGCATGCAGATCCCCTCTACGCAGTATGATGCAGCAAACCCCACCAATGTTCAGAGGCTGGCAGAGCCCTCGCAAATGCTCAAACATGCTGTGGTCAATCTGATCAACTACCAAGATGATGCTGAGCTGGCAACCCGAGCCATACCAGAACTCACCAAACTACTCAATGATGAGGACCAG GTTGTAGTTAacaaagcagcagtgatggTCCACCAGCTTTCAAAGAAAGAAGCTTCTCGCCACGCCATCATGCGCTCCCCTCAGATGGTGTCTGCTATTGTCAGGACCATGCAGAACACAAACGACGTGGAGACAGCTCGCTGCACCGCAGGAACACTCCACAACCTGTCCCATCACAGAGAGGGTCTGCTGGCTATTTTCAAGTCTGGAGGAATACCAGCTCTAGTTAAAATGCTTGG ttCACCAGTGGACTCTGTCCTGTTCTATGCCATTACCACCCTCCACAACCTCCTCCTGCACCAGGAAGGAGCCAAGATGGCTGTCCGTTTAGCTGGGGGTCTACAGAAAATGGTGGCGCTGCTCAACAAGACCAATGTCAAGTTCCTGGCCATCACCACTGACTGTCTCCAGATACTGGCCTATGGAAACCAGGAAAGCAAG TTGATAATCTTGGCCAGTGGTGGCCCCCAGGCATTGGTCAACATCATGAGGACTTACACCTACGAGAAGCTGTTGTGGACCACAAGCCGTGTTCTCAAAGTCCTGTCAGTCTGCTCCAGTAACAAGCCTGCCATTGTAGAAGCTG GGGGCATGCAGGCTCTGGGACTCCACCTGACAGACCCCAGCCAGAGACTGGTCCAGAACTGTCTCTGGACTCTCAGGAACTTATCAGATGCTGCCACCAAACAG GAGGGAATGGAGGGTCTGCTAGGGACTCTGGTCCAGCTGCTCGGCAGTGACGACATTAACGTGGTGACCTGTGCTGCTGGCATCCTCTCTAACCTGACCTGTAACAACTACAAGAACAAGATGATGGTCTGCCAG GTTGGAGGTATTGAGGCGTTAGTTCGCACGGTGCTTCGGGCCGGAGATAGAGAAGACATCACAGAACCAGCTATTTGTGCCCTGCGTCACCTCACATCTCGACACCAGGACGCTGAGATGGCACAGAATGCTGTCAGACTGCACTACGGCCTTCCCGTGGTCGTCAAATTACTGCATCCACCGTCACACTGGCCACTCATTAAG GCTACAGTCGGTCTGATCCGTAACCTGGCTCTGTGCCCTGCAAACCACGCTCCTCTGAGGGAGCAGGGGGCCATCCCCAGACTGGTTCAGCTGCTGGTCAGAGCACAccaagacacacagagacgcacCAGCATGGGAGGCAcgcagcagcagtttgtg GAGGGAGTTCGTATGGAGGAGATTGTGGAGGGCTGCACAGGAGCACTTCACATCCTGGCCAGAGACGTCCACAACAGAATAGTCATCAGAGGACTCAACACCATTCCGCTCTTTGTACAG ctgttgtATTCTCCCATTGAGAACATCCAGCGTGTAGCAGCAGGCGTCCTGTGTGAGCTGGCCCAAGATAAAGAGGCTGCCGAGGCCATCGAGGCTGAGGGAGCCACTGCCCCACTCACAGAGCTATTGCACAGCCGCAACGAAGGAGTCG CCACCTACGCTGCAGCAGTTTTGTTCCGTATGTCAGAGGATAAACCCCAAGACTACAAGAAACGCCTCTCTGTGGAACTCACCAGCTCACTCTTCAGGACGGAACCAATGGCCTGGAACGAG ACCGGAGACCTGGGTTTGGACATTGGAGCTCAAGGAGAGCCTCTGGGCTATCGACAGGAAG ACCCAAGCTACCGTTCTTTCCATTCGGGGGGTTACGGAGGGGACTCTATGGGTATGGAGCCCATGCTGGACCACGATCTGGGCGGGGGCCACCACCCTGGCCAGGACTACCCCCCTGTAGAGGGGCTGCCTGACCTGGGACACGCCCAGGAACTGATAGAGGGCCTGCCACCTGGTGACTCCAACCAACTGGCCTGGTTTGATACCGACCTGTAA